From the genome of Phycicoccus duodecadis:
GGCCCCGCGGTCGGGGTCCGGCCGCCGCTCGGCCGGCACCCGCAGCCAGTGCTCCAGCAGGGCTCGACGCAGCGCGGCCGTGACCTCGACCCCGGCGCGCGCCGCCGACCGCTCGGCCGCCCAGCCCAGCGCCGACCGGGCCCCCAGCAGCGCCACGAGCCACCCGGCCGGAGCGCCCACGGGCGTGCCGTCGACCACCGCGACCACCACGGCCGCGAGGGCGAAGGCGGTGGCCACCGTGGCGACGCCCTGGAGGACGCCGACCACCGCCACCGCCACGACGGGGCGGCGGGCGGCGGGCGCGACGGCCAGGAGGCGCGGGTCGAAGGGCCGCACGGCGCGGACCTCAGCCGACCGCGACCGGCTCGGGGATGTGCTGGGTCCCGATGCGCCGGCGGAAGGCGTAGTAGGTGTAGCCGGTGTAGAGGAGCACGATCGGCGTGAAGACGGCGGCGGCCCAGGTCATGATCTGCAGGGTCATCGGGCTGCTCGAGGCGTTGGCGATGGTGAGCGACCGGCCGCCGTCGAGGGTCGTCGGCATCACGTCCGGGAACAGGGCCAGGAAGTACGTGGCCACCGTCGCGGCGGCCGTGACCGCCGTCCCCGTGAAGGCCCAGCCCTCGCGGCCGCGGGCGTTGGCCGCGACCGCCGCCAGCAGCGCCACCGCGGCGACCACCGTCGTGGCCCACGACCACGCCGACCCGGTGAGCAGGCCGAGCCAGCCGAGGGTCACCACGGCCAGCACGGCGGTGACCGCGCCCAGGGTCGTGCCCAGCCGGCGGGCGTCCTCGCGGATCGTGCCGGTGGTCTTGAGCGCCAGGAAGAACGCGCCGTGGGTCAGCGAGAGGGCCACCACGGTCACCCCGCCCAGCAGTCCGAGGGGGTCCAGGAGGGTGAGCAGCGAGCCGGTGTACTCGAGGTCGCGGTCGATCGGATCAAGCTCGACGCCACCCCTCCGTGGGGCTCGGGGCTGGGCGACGCGTACGTCTACCTCCAGGACAAGACGTTCCTGTTCCACAACTCCTACTGGGCCGCCCTCCAGGAGGGCGGCTGGGTCCTGGCGGGCTTCTACGTGCTGCTCACCGTGGGGCTGGGCGTGAGCCTGCTGCGGACCCGGTCGGCCGGCACCGGCTGGGCGGGAGCGGAGGCCGCGAACGTGGCCGTCCTGGTCTGCGCCCTGAGCCTGGGCGAGGTCTTCGGTGCCGCGACCGCGATGACCGCCCTCGGCGCCGGCCTGCTCGGGGTGATGGCGCGCCGTCGCGCTCTCGCGGCGACCGACGAGGCACCGCTCGCCGCGCCGGCCCCG
Proteins encoded in this window:
- a CDS encoding cytochrome d ubiquinol oxidase subunit II; amino-acid sequence: MDRDLEYTGSLLTLLDPLGLLGGVTVVALSLTHGAFFLALKTTGTIREDARRLGTTLGAVTAVLAVVTLGWLGLLTGSAWSWATTVVAAVALLAAVAANARGREGWAFTGTAVTAAATVATYFLALFPDVMPTTLDGGRSLTIANASSSPMTLQIMTWAAAVFTPIVLLYTGYTYYAFRRRIGTQHIPEPVAVG